The Microcoleus sp. AS-A8 genome contains a region encoding:
- the fabZ gene encoding 3-hydroxyacyl-ACP dehydratase FabZ, with translation MSILTDVNTHPNSTETVEKPSAQPSSQALTFEDIQRLLPHRYPFALVDRIIEYVPGKRAVGIKNVTFNEPHFQGHFPGRPMMPGVMIVEAMAQVGGIVLTQLPDLEGGLFVFAGIDKVRFRRPVVPGDQLIMTTELISIKRRRFGKMLSRAVVDGQRVAEGELLFSLVD, from the coding sequence ATGTCTATACTGACCGACGTTAACACCCACCCGAATTCCACAGAAACTGTTGAGAAGCCGAGCGCTCAACCATCGAGCCAAGCTCTTACCTTTGAAGACATTCAGAGACTTCTACCCCACCGCTATCCGTTTGCTTTAGTGGATCGGATTATTGAATATGTTCCAGGCAAACGAGCCGTTGGCATCAAGAACGTGACCTTCAACGAACCCCACTTTCAAGGACATTTTCCCGGACGCCCGATGATGCCTGGGGTAATGATTGTAGAAGCCATGGCTCAAGTTGGCGGTATTGTCTTGACTCAGTTGCCCGATTTGGAGGGTGGATTATTTGTTTTTGCTGGCATTGACAAAGTTCGTTTTCGTCGTCCTGTCGTGCCTGGAGACCAACTGATCATGACCACGGAACTGATATCGATCAAGCGGCGTCGTTTTGGAAAGATGCTCTCTCGTGCGGTTGTCGATGGTCAACGAGTCGCAGAAGGCGAATTATTGTTTTCTCTCGTAGACTAA
- the lpxA gene encoding acyl-ACP--UDP-N-acetylglucosamine O-acyltransferase — protein sequence MATLIHPTAVIHPGAELHPTVQIGPYAVIGDNVKVGPGTTIGAHVVLEGPTEIGARNQIFPGAVIGSEPQDLKYDGATTGVKIGDDNRIREYVTINRATAAGETTVVGSNNLLMAYVHVAHNCVLGDSVVIANAVALAGHVHIESRATIGGVLGIHQFVHIGRLAMVGGMSRIDRDVPPYMLIEGNPSRVRSLNLVGLKRAGITATEIGQLKKAFRTLYRSGYTLPQSLEHLDLLSDSEHLQHLRRFLQLSQMEGRRGVIPGRRIKGLQVEGF from the coding sequence ATGGCAACACTGATACATCCAACTGCTGTTATCCATCCCGGTGCTGAACTCCACCCCACGGTTCAGATTGGCCCCTATGCTGTGATTGGGGATAATGTCAAGGTGGGTCCAGGCACGACGATTGGTGCTCATGTCGTGCTAGAAGGGCCAACAGAGATTGGAGCCAGGAATCAAATCTTTCCTGGTGCGGTGATCGGCTCGGAACCCCAAGACCTCAAATATGACGGAGCCACCACTGGGGTTAAAATTGGCGATGACAACCGAATTCGGGAGTATGTCACCATTAACCGAGCCACGGCTGCGGGTGAGACAACGGTGGTTGGCAGCAACAATTTGTTAATGGCTTATGTTCATGTCGCCCACAACTGCGTCCTTGGCGACTCGGTTGTTATTGCCAACGCCGTTGCTTTGGCAGGTCATGTTCACATTGAGTCCAGGGCAACGATTGGTGGAGTTTTAGGGATTCATCAATTTGTCCACATTGGGCGTTTAGCGATGGTCGGTGGTATGAGCCGAATTGACCGGGATGTGCCACCCTACATGTTAATTGAGGGAAATCCGTCTAGAGTGCGATCGCTCAATTTAGTGGGACTTAAGCGCGCTGGAATAACGGCGACTGAAATCGGACAGCTCAAAAAAGCATTCCGAACTCTGTATCGTTCTGGATACACGCTGCCTCAATCCTTAGAACATCTAGATTTACTCTCCGATAGCGAACACTTACAGCACCTACGCCGATTTTTGCAGTTATCTCAGATGGAGGGACGACGGGGTGTAATTCCTGGTCGTCGCATCAAAGGGTTACAGGTTGAAGGTTTTTAA
- the lpxC gene encoding UDP-3-O-acyl-N-acetylglucosamine deacetylase — MAQYTLGGIFDRSGVGLHSGILTNVRVLPATPGEGRYFVRVDLPGSPIIPARVEAVYETRLSTELQALITSDSEMDNAAQHSIILPQSTHREARVRTVEHLLAALACSGVDDARIEIDGPEVPLLDGSAQVWVEAIQGVGVVAGEQERGNNALVMALASKRDGVQTEEGKEDTGTSEPLVKRHIEVGNSSRTLSASFALQQPIWVHQGDAFVAALPAPTLRFTYGIDFDSPAIGNQWYSFSPEQESFATSIAPARTFGLAHQVEQLRQAGLIKGGSLDNALVCDDTGWLNPPLRFSNEPVRHKLLDLVGDLSLLGTFPVAHFLAYKASHHLHVQLAQELAQQMG, encoded by the coding sequence ATGGCTCAATACACCTTGGGTGGTATTTTCGATCGCTCCGGCGTTGGACTACATAGCGGTATCTTGACAAATGTGCGAGTGCTGCCTGCTACTCCTGGGGAGGGACGCTATTTCGTGCGAGTGGACTTGCCTGGATCACCGATCATTCCAGCACGAGTCGAGGCTGTTTATGAAACCAGACTGTCTACTGAACTCCAAGCACTGATCACCAGTGACTCAGAAATGGACAATGCAGCGCAACACAGCATCATTTTGCCTCAATCTACCCACAGGGAAGCACGAGTGCGAACCGTGGAACACCTATTAGCGGCGTTAGCGTGTAGCGGCGTTGATGATGCGAGGATTGAAATTGATGGCCCGGAAGTTCCACTGTTAGATGGTTCAGCCCAGGTTTGGGTAGAGGCGATTCAGGGAGTAGGTGTCGTGGCAGGAGAGCAGGAGAGGGGGAACAATGCTTTAGTGATGGCGCTAGCGTCCAAACGGGACGGAGTCCAGACCGAAGAGGGAAAAGAAGACACAGGGACATCGGAACCTTTGGTGAAAAGACACATAGAGGTGGGGAATTCCTCAAGAACACTTTCCGCCTCGTTTGCCTTACAGCAACCCATCTGGGTACACCAAGGAGATGCCTTTGTTGCTGCCTTGCCAGCACCGACGCTCCGATTTACTTATGGCATTGATTTTGATTCACCTGCGATCGGGAATCAATGGTATAGCTTTTCACCGGAGCAGGAGAGTTTTGCCACAAGCATCGCACCGGCTCGAACTTTTGGTTTAGCGCACCAAGTTGAGCAATTGCGACAAGCCGGTTTAATTAAAGGCGGGAGCCTAGACAATGCCCTAGTTTGTGACGATACTGGCTGGCTGAATCCTCCCTTAAGATTTTCAAATGAGCCAGTGCGTCATAAACTTTTAGATTTAGTAGGGGATTTAAGTCTACTCGGAACTTTTCCTGTAGCTCACTTCCTTGCCTACAAAGCTAGCCACCATTTGCATGTCCAACTGGCTCAAGAGCTAGCACAACAAATGGGTTGA